The Shewanella japonica genome has a window encoding:
- a CDS encoding SLC13 family permease yields the protein MSEVWQLAIILIALVGGLVAGLASPAALFFFALLTTYLFGLVDISSALVGFTNNGLITLILLVLAAIALEKTSLLARLSQMIGNSSLPMTLAKLGVSTALLSSFTNNTAVVASLIGVVRRNQTHAPAKLLLPLNYAAILGGTLTLIGTSTNLIVNSFVENANLKPLGFFEFTLVGIVLVVSGIVLLMLIANTLPDRRVDTAEESLPYLLEAHVADTSALVGKSVVDNRLRALKKLYLVELERSGIRICPVPPQLVLQAGDVLRFSGAVESVELLHQFDGLEWFGKQQAKGQNLVEAVLSPASKLVGTSLKDARFREEYDAAVMAIRRGHLPLKGGLGDIELQPGDVLLITPGDSFSTNPRLTTDFAAISGLDLSVRLDSKRSNLVLFGFAITILASIANILPLAKGLVLLLLGLLAIGAVNMTEIKRRFPIELVVIVGSALGLANLMLETGLADVMAQGMLGVLNGYGYFAAFVGIYFVTLILTELITNNAAAALSFPVAYAVAVNYGLDPRPFIMAVVFGASASFISPYSYQTNLMVFNAGNYKFSDFVRLGLPMSVLYSAVVISVVPIVFPFK from the coding sequence ATGAGTGAAGTGTGGCAGCTGGCTATTATATTAATTGCCTTGGTTGGCGGGTTAGTCGCTGGTCTTGCGTCGCCTGCCGCACTGTTCTTTTTTGCACTGTTAACCACTTACTTATTCGGGTTGGTTGATATATCGAGTGCACTTGTTGGCTTTACCAATAACGGCTTAATTACCTTAATCTTGCTCGTGTTAGCAGCGATTGCCTTAGAGAAGACATCCCTCTTGGCGAGGCTGAGTCAAATGATAGGCAATAGTTCACTGCCAATGACGTTAGCTAAGTTGGGTGTTTCTACTGCTTTATTATCATCATTTACAAACAATACGGCTGTTGTTGCTTCACTGATTGGTGTTGTTCGCCGCAATCAAACCCATGCGCCAGCTAAGCTTCTACTACCGCTAAATTATGCTGCGATATTAGGGGGCACGCTCACATTAATTGGCACCTCAACTAACTTAATCGTTAATTCGTTTGTTGAAAATGCCAACTTGAAACCGCTTGGTTTTTTTGAATTTACATTGGTTGGTATCGTACTGGTTGTAAGCGGCATCGTGTTGTTAATGTTAATCGCCAATACACTTCCTGATAGGCGGGTAGATACGGCAGAAGAGTCATTACCTTATTTGTTAGAAGCGCATGTCGCCGATACATCTGCCTTGGTGGGTAAAAGTGTTGTCGATAACCGTTTACGCGCGCTTAAAAAATTGTATTTAGTCGAGTTAGAGCGCAGTGGTATTCGAATCTGTCCAGTGCCACCTCAGTTAGTGCTGCAAGCTGGCGATGTACTGCGTTTTAGTGGTGCTGTTGAGTCAGTTGAACTATTGCATCAATTTGATGGTTTGGAGTGGTTCGGCAAGCAACAAGCTAAAGGTCAAAACCTTGTAGAAGCAGTGCTGTCTCCTGCGTCTAAATTAGTGGGAACTAGCTTAAAGGATGCGCGTTTTCGTGAAGAGTACGATGCGGCTGTAATGGCAATTAGGCGTGGTCACCTTCCGTTAAAAGGGGGGCTTGGCGATATTGAATTACAACCAGGTGATGTTTTATTGATTACGCCTGGCGATAGCTTTTCGACTAATCCGAGGTTAACTACGGATTTTGCTGCCATTAGCGGCCTAGATCTTAGCGTTAGGTTAGATAGCAAACGCAGTAATTTAGTTTTGTTTGGCTTTGCTATAACCATATTAGCCAGTATTGCAAATATCTTACCCTTAGCTAAAGGCTTGGTGCTGTTGCTATTAGGCTTGCTGGCGATTGGTGCTGTGAATATGACCGAAATTAAACGTCGATTTCCTATAGAGCTGGTGGTGATTGTTGGTAGTGCACTGGGTCTAGCAAATTTAATGCTTGAAACAGGGCTTGCGGATGTCATGGCGCAAGGAATGCTTGGCGTGTTGAATGGATATGGCTATTTTGCGGCTTTTGTGGGGATTTACTTTGTTACTTTGATTCTCACTGAGTTGATAACCAACAATGCTGCAGCTGCGCTGTCTTTTCCTGTTGCCTATGCCGTAGCCGTTAATTATGGACTGGATCCAAGACCTTTCATCATGGCGGTAGTTTTTGGGGCAAGTGCCAGTTTTATTTCGCCTTACAGTTATCAAACTAATCTCATGGTATTTAACGCAGGCAATTATAAGTTTAGTGATTTTGTTCGTTTAGGGTTACCGATGTCGGTGCTTTATTCTGCGGTTGTGATTTCTGTTGTACCAATCGTATTTCCTTTTAAGTAA
- a CDS encoding NADH:ubiquinone reductase (Na(+)-transporting) subunit B → MGQQQNKPGKQEQYYAHGHSMKSYLRSLWIARGRSTKGKVHVRDAIDVKRTMHIVGMCLLPVLLFGMYNLGLQAQIAIAAGATQPDSWQLVIFNAVFGELTSESGLLSLFAYGASYYVPIYLATLIICLFWEVIFAKMRKQELHEGFFITALLFSIIVPVSTPLWIIAIGVCFGVIVAKEMFGGMGYNFLNPALAGYAFIYFAYPTQVAAISQFVAVDGFAGATTLTEAAASRANLYADVSWLGALSDPKWMDAFLGFTPGSIGETSTLAILIGGGVLLLTRVADWRVVAGVLLGMIATAILFNLVGPSKNSIAAMPWTWHLVTGGFALGMMFMATDPVTASYTRNAKYAYGALIGFMTVLIRVLNVKLPEGIMLAILFANLWAPLFDYLVAQANIKRRLKRHGL, encoded by the coding sequence ATGGGTCAGCAACAAAATAAACCGGGTAAGCAAGAGCAGTATTACGCTCACGGGCACTCGATGAAAAGCTATTTGCGCTCTTTATGGATTGCACGTGGCCGAAGCACTAAGGGTAAAGTACATGTACGTGATGCTATTGACGTCAAACGTACTATGCACATTGTGGGTATGTGTTTACTGCCTGTGCTGCTTTTTGGCATGTACAACTTAGGGCTTCAAGCTCAAATCGCCATAGCAGCAGGTGCTACTCAACCTGATAGTTGGCAATTAGTTATTTTTAATGCGGTTTTTGGAGAACTGACAAGTGAATCAGGCTTACTGAGTTTGTTTGCTTATGGTGCCAGCTACTATGTACCAATTTATCTCGCCACATTAATCATTTGCTTATTTTGGGAAGTGATTTTTGCCAAAATGCGTAAGCAAGAACTTCACGAAGGCTTTTTCATCACAGCCTTGTTGTTCTCGATTATTGTGCCAGTCTCAACACCGTTGTGGATTATTGCTATTGGCGTGTGTTTTGGGGTGATTGTCGCGAAAGAGATGTTTGGCGGCATGGGGTATAACTTCTTAAATCCTGCCTTAGCGGGTTACGCCTTTATTTATTTTGCATATCCGACACAAGTGGCTGCAATTAGTCAGTTTGTTGCGGTAGACGGCTTCGCTGGCGCTACCACATTAACCGAAGCTGCAGCGAGTCGCGCTAACCTTTACGCTGATGTCAGTTGGTTAGGTGCTCTGTCAGATCCTAAATGGATGGATGCCTTTTTAGGCTTTACTCCTGGTTCGATTGGGGAAACAAGCACCTTAGCCATTTTGATTGGTGGTGGCGTGTTATTACTGACTCGTGTTGCTGATTGGCGAGTGGTCGCTGGTGTGTTGTTAGGTATGATTGCCACGGCGATTTTATTCAATCTTGTTGGCCCTAGCAAAAACTCTATCGCTGCAATGCCGTGGACATGGCACCTTGTGACAGGTGGCTTTGCCTTAGGGATGATGTTTATGGCAACGGACCCTGTGACCGCTTCATACACGCGCAATGCCAAATATGCCTACGGCGCATTAATTGGTTTTATGACTGTGCTGATACGAGTACTAAACGTAAAACTTCCTGAAGGCATTATGTTAGCGATTTTGTTTGCGAATTTATGGGCACCGCTATTCGATTATCTGGTGGCTCAAGCCAACATTAAACGGAGACTAAAACGTCATGGCCTTTAA
- the nqrE gene encoding NADH:ubiquinone reductase (Na(+)-transporting) subunit E, with amino-acid sequence MEHYINLFIQAAFIDNMALSFFLGMCTFLAVSKKVSTSFGLGIAVIVVMMLAVPLNQVIYVNVLAPGALAWAGFPELNLSYLQLITFIGVIAALVQILEMFLERYIPTLYQSLGIFLPLLTVNCAIFAGVIFMANRDYNLVESMVFAGGSAVGWAMAIILLAGLRERMKFHAIPLGLQGIGITFITTGLMALGFMSFAGITL; translated from the coding sequence ATGGAACATTATATTAATTTATTTATTCAAGCTGCGTTTATCGACAATATGGCGCTGTCTTTTTTCTTAGGTATGTGTACGTTTCTTGCTGTATCTAAGAAAGTGTCGACTTCTTTCGGTTTAGGGATTGCCGTTATCGTGGTGATGATGCTGGCTGTGCCGTTAAACCAGGTCATATACGTTAACGTACTTGCGCCAGGTGCATTAGCTTGGGCTGGCTTTCCTGAGTTAAACCTTAGTTACTTACAGTTGATTACCTTTATTGGGGTTATTGCAGCGTTAGTACAAATTTTGGAAATGTTTTTAGAGCGCTATATTCCCACCTTGTACCAGTCTCTGGGGATTTTCTTACCACTTTTAACAGTAAACTGTGCCATTTTTGCTGGGGTAATTTTTATGGCGAACCGCGATTACAACTTAGTTGAATCTATGGTCTTTGCTGGTGGTAGTGCTGTGGGCTGGGCAATGGCGATTATCTTGTTAGCGGGCTTACGTGAGCGGATGAAATTCCATGCGATTCCACTTGGCTTACAAGGTATCGGTATTACCTTTATTACCACTGGATTAATGGCGCTAGGGTTTATGTCATTTGCTGGTATCACGCTGTAA
- a CDS encoding Na(+)-translocating NADH-quinone reductase subunit A, with amino-acid sequence MAGSSNQVITIKRGLDVPIAGEPQQVIESIKATSRVAILGEEYVGLKPTMLVEEGDMVKKGQVLFEDKKTPGVKFTAPASGEVISINRGEKRVLLSVVIRCEGDESVSFDIADDVLALSRDKVKSNLVNSGLWTALRTRPFSRIPALDATPSAIFVTAMDTNPLAADPRIVIAEHEAAFSQGLQVLSRLTDGKVMLCHDEGASLPGSDAQQVDSHQFGGVHPAGLVGTHIHFLHPVNIENVVWHIGYQDVIAFGKLFQTGELFNERVVALAGPNVLNPRLIRTQLGADLGEMVEKEIKDIQSRVVSGSVLSGHTAVGVYNYLGRYHTQVSVLTENARHELLPWVRRNKEKFSLTGIMMSGFSRTKKLFDFTTHAGGSPRAMMAFGQLARVMPLDILPTLLVRDLVVRDTDEAQLLGALELDEEDLALCTFVCPGKYDFGKELRACLDIIEREG; translated from the coding sequence ATGGCTGGATCCTCAAATCAGGTTATAACAATTAAACGAGGCCTTGATGTGCCTATCGCGGGGGAACCGCAACAAGTCATCGAATCAATAAAAGCGACGTCGAGAGTAGCAATTCTTGGTGAAGAGTACGTTGGTTTAAAACCGACTATGCTGGTTGAAGAAGGGGATATGGTCAAAAAAGGCCAGGTACTTTTTGAAGACAAAAAAACACCAGGAGTAAAATTCACAGCACCAGCAAGTGGTGAAGTCATCAGCATTAATCGCGGTGAAAAACGCGTATTATTATCTGTTGTTATTCGCTGTGAAGGCGACGAGTCGGTGAGTTTTGACATTGCTGATGATGTGCTGGCTTTATCTCGGGATAAGGTAAAGAGTAATCTCGTCAATAGCGGTTTGTGGACTGCACTTCGCACCCGTCCTTTTTCACGTATTCCTGCCCTTGATGCAACTCCGAGTGCAATTTTTGTCACTGCGATGGATACCAATCCGTTAGCGGCGGATCCTCGCATTGTGATTGCAGAGCATGAGGCAGCATTCAGTCAAGGCTTACAAGTACTGTCTCGGTTAACTGATGGCAAAGTCATGCTCTGTCATGATGAAGGCGCGAGTTTACCCGGCAGTGATGCTCAGCAAGTAGATTCACACCAGTTTGGTGGGGTACATCCTGCAGGTCTTGTTGGCACGCATATTCATTTTCTTCATCCTGTAAACATTGAAAATGTGGTTTGGCATATTGGTTACCAAGATGTCATTGCTTTTGGCAAGCTATTTCAAACTGGTGAGTTATTCAACGAGCGTGTTGTCGCGTTAGCGGGCCCCAATGTGTTAAACCCACGATTGATTCGTACCCAGCTTGGTGCCGATTTAGGTGAAATGGTAGAGAAAGAAATCAAAGATATTCAGTCTCGAGTCGTGTCGGGATCTGTGCTCTCAGGTCATACTGCTGTAGGGGTTTATAACTACTTAGGTCGTTATCACACCCAAGTTAGCGTGTTAACTGAAAATGCTCGCCATGAGCTTTTGCCGTGGGTGAGACGCAATAAAGAAAAGTTCTCCCTTACTGGCATTATGATGTCGGGTTTTAGCCGCACGAAAAAGCTATTCGATTTCACCACTCATGCGGGGGGCTCACCACGGGCAATGATGGCGTTTGGCCAATTAGCACGTGTGATGCCTTTGGATATTTTACCTACCTTACTCGTCAGAGATTTAGTGGTTCGTGATACTGATGAAGCTCAGCTATTAGGCGCATTAGAATTAGACGAAGAAGACTTAGCGTTATGCACTTTTGTTTGTCCCGGAAAGTATGACTTCGGTAAAGAGTTACGTGCTTGCTTGGATATTATCGAGAGGGAAGGTTAA
- the cysC gene encoding adenylyl-sulfate kinase, protein MTDIVWHQHVIDQAARGDQKGQSPVLLWFTGLSGSGKSTLAGALERALFESGFHTYLLDGDNVRHGLCKDLGFSLEDRDENLRRVGEVAKLMVDAGLVVLSAFISPTLAERERVRALFPEGKFIEIHVSTPLSVCEARDPKGLYAKARSGEIANFTGISSPYEQPLAAELTIDTSKGDLTTQVNTLLDYLSAIQVIDGKQLSALA, encoded by the coding sequence ATGACAGACATAGTATGGCATCAACATGTAATTGACCAAGCCGCCAGAGGTGACCAGAAAGGTCAAAGTCCAGTGTTGCTTTGGTTTACAGGGCTTTCAGGTTCAGGTAAGTCAACGTTAGCGGGAGCACTTGAACGAGCTTTATTTGAGTCAGGCTTCCATACCTATCTACTTGATGGTGACAATGTTCGTCATGGTTTATGTAAAGATTTAGGCTTTAGCTTGGAAGACCGAGACGAAAATCTACGTCGTGTCGGTGAAGTTGCTAAGTTAATGGTTGATGCTGGTTTAGTGGTGCTATCAGCTTTTATTTCACCGACTTTGGCAGAAAGAGAACGCGTGAGAGCATTATTTCCTGAGGGGAAGTTCATTGAAATTCATGTATCAACGCCTTTGAGTGTCTGTGAAGCTCGCGATCCTAAAGGGCTTTATGCCAAAGCAAGAAGTGGAGAAATAGCGAATTTTACTGGCATATCTTCGCCTTATGAGCAGCCCCTTGCAGCTGAATTGACCATTGATACCAGTAAAGGTGATTTAACCACTCAAGTAAATACCTTGCTGGATTACTTAAGCGCCATTCAAGTGATCGATGGGAAGCAGCTTTCTGCACTAGCTTAA
- the nqrF gene encoding NADH:ubiquinone reductase (Na(+)-transporting) subunit F: MEMAIGIGMFTIVVSLLVMVILFAKSKLVNTGDVTIGINGEADKSVRTPAGDKLLGALAGQNIFIPSACGGGGTCGQCRVTVKSGGGDILATELDHITKKEAKEGCRLACQVAVRTDMELEVDEEIFGVKKWQCEVVSNNNQATFIKELLLKVPEGEEVHFKAGGYIQIEAPAHEVKYADFDIPDQYRDDWERFDLFSLVSKVDEDVLRAYSMANYPDEKGTIMLNVRIATPPTNDLPPGQMSSYIFNLKAGDKVTISGPFGEFFVKETDAEMVFIGGGAGMAPMRSHIFDQLKSKQTKRKMSFWYGARSAREIFYQDDFDTLAAENDNFEWHVALSDPLPEDNWQGYTGFIHTVLLENYLKDHKAPEDCEFYMCGPPIMNSSVINMLESLGVEEENILLDDFGD; the protein is encoded by the coding sequence ATGGAAATGGCAATCGGCATAGGCATGTTTACCATCGTGGTAAGTTTGCTGGTAATGGTAATTTTATTCGCCAAAAGTAAGTTAGTTAACACTGGCGATGTCACCATTGGGATTAATGGTGAGGCTGATAAGAGTGTTCGCACTCCAGCTGGTGACAAATTGTTAGGCGCCCTTGCTGGACAGAATATTTTTATTCCGTCTGCATGCGGCGGTGGTGGCACATGTGGCCAATGTCGTGTGACAGTTAAGTCTGGTGGCGGAGATATTCTGGCTACTGAACTTGACCACATAACTAAAAAAGAAGCTAAAGAAGGTTGTCGTTTAGCTTGTCAGGTTGCTGTGCGAACTGACATGGAACTAGAAGTAGACGAAGAGATATTTGGTGTTAAAAAGTGGCAATGTGAAGTCGTCTCAAACAATAACCAAGCCACCTTTATTAAAGAGTTACTGTTAAAGGTACCTGAAGGTGAAGAGGTTCACTTTAAAGCTGGAGGCTACATTCAAATTGAAGCACCAGCTCACGAAGTGAAATATGCTGATTTCGATATACCTGATCAATATCGAGATGACTGGGAGCGTTTTGATCTATTTAGCTTAGTATCAAAAGTCGATGAAGATGTTTTACGTGCGTATTCAATGGCCAACTACCCTGATGAAAAGGGAACCATTATGTTGAACGTACGTATTGCTACTCCGCCAACAAATGATTTACCACCTGGGCAAATGTCTTCGTATATTTTTAATTTGAAAGCGGGTGATAAAGTCACGATTTCAGGACCATTTGGTGAGTTTTTTGTTAAAGAGACCGATGCTGAAATGGTGTTTATTGGTGGTGGTGCTGGTATGGCACCCATGCGTTCACATATCTTTGATCAGCTTAAAAGTAAGCAGACCAAACGTAAGATGTCATTCTGGTATGGTGCACGTTCTGCAAGAGAAATTTTCTATCAAGATGATTTTGATACATTAGCAGCTGAAAATGATAACTTTGAATGGCATGTCGCACTGTCAGATCCTTTACCGGAAGATAATTGGCAAGGTTACACAGGCTTTATTCATACGGTGCTGCTTGAGAATTACCTTAAAGACCACAAAGCCCCAGAAGATTGTGAATTCTATATGTGTGGCCCTCCAATCATGAACTCTTCTGTCATTAACATGCTAGAAAGTTTAGGTGTTGAAGAAGAAAATATTCTACTTGATGACTTTGGTGATTAA
- a CDS encoding NADH:ubiquinone reductase (Na(+)-transporting) subunit D: MSSAISTKQILTSPIFANNPVAMQVLGVCSALAVSNSMQTALVMTLAVTFVLVSSNLIISTIRNFIPNSVRIIAQMTVIASLVIIVDMVLQDVAYELSKQLSVFVSLIITNCIIMGRAEAFAMKYPPHLALVDALGNAMGYGVILLGVAFVRELLGRGTLFGHEIFTTIENGGWYLANEMFTLPPSAFFLIGVMIWAINVVQRKRG, translated from the coding sequence ATGAGTAGTGCTATTTCTACTAAGCAGATATTAACATCGCCTATTTTTGCTAATAACCCTGTTGCGATGCAAGTATTGGGTGTCTGTTCTGCTCTAGCTGTCAGTAACTCTATGCAAACGGCATTAGTGATGACGCTTGCGGTGACATTTGTACTGGTGTCATCTAACTTAATCATTTCGACCATTCGCAACTTTATCCCAAACAGTGTGCGGATCATTGCGCAGATGACTGTGATTGCTTCTTTGGTCATCATTGTCGACATGGTACTTCAAGATGTGGCATACGAGTTGTCTAAGCAGTTATCTGTTTTTGTCAGCTTGATTATCACTAACTGTATCATCATGGGACGTGCTGAAGCATTTGCGATGAAGTACCCACCGCATCTCGCCTTGGTTGATGCCCTCGGTAATGCTATGGGATATGGCGTTATCTTACTGGGTGTCGCATTTGTTCGTGAACTGTTGGGGCGTGGGACCTTATTTGGTCATGAAATATTTACCACCATTGAAAACGGTGGTTGGTATTTGGCAAATGAAATGTTCACCTTACCGCCTAGCGCATTCTTTTTGATCGGCGTGATGATTTGGGCCATCAATGTTGTGCAGCGTAAGAGAGGGTAA
- a CDS encoding Na(+)-translocating NADH-quinone reductase subunit C, whose product MAFKKDTVAGTMIFIISLSLVCSFMITGTAEILKERKLAKKRDEIQQFVLRAANVDISNGDFRELFAERVTPKMVNLDSGEYVAQENLLDFDDRMAAINPDSSSKPKKDTAKIKTRADNIRIFEVRDESGSLSSVVMPIYGKGLWSMIYGYLAVKPDLNTVENIIFYEHGETPGIADFVTDPQWTDLWKGKQLFDKQGKIAIKVVKGGAKEGDIHGVDGVSGATRTGVGIQRAVEFWFGVEGFQTFLKQFAQAEAKS is encoded by the coding sequence ATGGCCTTTAAGAAAGATACTGTCGCAGGCACGATGATATTTATCATCAGTTTGAGTTTAGTGTGTTCGTTTATGATTACCGGGACCGCTGAAATTCTCAAAGAACGTAAGTTGGCCAAAAAACGAGATGAAATACAGCAATTTGTGTTGCGCGCAGCCAATGTTGATATCAGTAATGGCGATTTTCGCGAACTCTTTGCCGAGCGAGTGACACCAAAGATGGTGAATCTGGATTCTGGTGAATATGTCGCACAAGAAAACCTACTTGATTTCGATGACCGCATGGCGGCAATCAATCCTGATAGTTCATCTAAGCCTAAAAAAGATACCGCCAAGATTAAGACTCGTGCGGATAACATCCGAATTTTTGAAGTTCGAGATGAATCAGGCAGCTTATCGAGCGTCGTTATGCCTATATATGGCAAAGGTTTATGGTCGATGATTTATGGCTATTTAGCAGTCAAGCCTGATTTGAATACGGTTGAAAATATCATTTTCTACGAACATGGTGAAACACCTGGTATTGCTGACTTTGTTACCGATCCACAATGGACTGACTTATGGAAAGGCAAACAGCTATTTGATAAACAAGGCAAGATTGCTATCAAGGTCGTCAAAGGTGGCGCTAAAGAAGGTGACATTCATGGGGTTGATGGCGTGAGTGGAGCGACTCGAACTGGTGTCGGTATTCAGCGCGCGGTTGAGTTTTGGTTTGGAGTAGAAGGTTTCCAAACCTTTCTTAAGCAGTTTGCTCAAGCGGAGGCTAAGTCATGA